A genomic window from Parvularcula sp. LCG005 includes:
- a CDS encoding CDP-alcohol phosphatidyltransferase family protein translates to MTLATGLTLARIALTLPVVLAILFGFGLLAAILLGMAALTDFADGWVARTRNQVTPIGAVLDPIADKILNLSVMVGLVAAGTLSGPHLIPVFAIVFRELFISGLREGGAQIKLPVTALAKVKTTVQFIALVALCFGPSVIALGLFWLAAVLTLWTGADYMRRWLNIE, encoded by the coding sequence ATGACACTCGCCACAGGCCTGACACTGGCGCGCATCGCCCTCACCCTGCCTGTGGTGCTCGCCATTCTTTTCGGGTTCGGCTTGCTGGCAGCGATCCTACTCGGCATGGCGGCCTTGACCGACTTTGCCGACGGGTGGGTTGCCCGTACCCGTAATCAGGTCACGCCAATCGGCGCCGTCCTTGATCCGATTGCCGACAAAATCCTGAATTTGAGCGTCATGGTCGGTCTGGTGGCTGCGGGCACGCTGTCCGGCCCTCACCTCATCCCTGTTTTTGCCATCGTCTTTCGCGAACTGTTCATCAGTGGACTGAGGGAAGGTGGTGCGCAGATTAAGCTGCCAGTCACTGCACTGGCCAAGGTCAAGACGACCGTGCAATTCATCGCGCTGGTCGCGCTGTGTTTTGGACCATCAGTGATCGCGCTTGGCCTGTTCTGGCTGGCGGCGGTCCTCACCCTGTGGACCGGCGCTGACTATATGCGCCGCTGGCTCAATATCGAGTGA
- the accC gene encoding acetyl-CoA carboxylase biotin carboxylase subunit: MFKKVLIANRGEIALRIHRACKELGIQTVAVHSTADANAMHVRLADESVCIGPPAAKDSYLNIAAVIAAAEITEADAIHPGYGFLSENARFAEIVAAHNITFIGPSADHIRVMGDKIAAKDTMGKAGIPLVPGSDGAITTIEQGAKVAEEIGYPVLVKAASGGGGRGMKLARVPEELENAINTAGSEAKAAFGDASVYLEKYLELPRHIEIQIAADSHGNVIQLGERDCSLQRRHQKVLEEALSPALTPEQRAEIGEVTRAAIEKLGYLGVGTIEYLYENGQFYFIEMNTRLQVEHPITEQVANIDLVREQIRIAAGHPLSLKQSDVKFAGHAIECRINAEDPVNFTPSPGKISDFHAPGGPGIRFDSAVYDGYTIPPFYDSMIGKLIVYGDTRELCIARLRRALAETVLTGIKTTIPLFEKLIEEPEFQSGDYHIHWLEEWLSKANA, encoded by the coding sequence GTGTTCAAAAAAGTCCTCATCGCCAACCGGGGCGAGATCGCCCTGCGGATTCACAGGGCCTGTAAAGAGCTCGGTATCCAGACGGTCGCAGTTCATTCGACCGCAGATGCCAATGCTATGCATGTCCGCCTGGCTGACGAAAGCGTGTGCATCGGTCCCCCGGCCGCCAAGGACAGCTATCTGAACATTGCAGCCGTCATTGCGGCTGCCGAGATTACAGAAGCTGACGCCATTCACCCCGGCTATGGCTTTCTGTCCGAGAATGCCCGCTTCGCGGAGATTGTCGCCGCCCACAACATCACGTTTATCGGTCCGTCTGCTGATCACATTCGTGTAATGGGCGACAAGATCGCGGCCAAGGACACAATGGGCAAAGCGGGTATCCCGCTCGTGCCCGGATCCGACGGTGCGATTACGACAATCGAACAGGGCGCAAAGGTGGCCGAAGAGATCGGTTATCCGGTTCTGGTCAAGGCGGCTTCGGGTGGCGGCGGCCGCGGCATGAAGCTGGCCCGGGTGCCTGAGGAACTGGAAAACGCCATCAACACGGCGGGTTCAGAAGCCAAGGCCGCTTTCGGCGACGCATCCGTCTATCTCGAAAAATACCTCGAGCTCCCGCGTCACATCGAGATCCAGATTGCGGCCGACAGCCACGGCAATGTTATCCAGCTGGGTGAACGCGACTGCTCTCTGCAACGTCGTCACCAGAAGGTCCTGGAAGAGGCGCTATCCCCCGCCCTCACCCCTGAGCAGCGGGCCGAAATTGGCGAAGTCACGCGTGCCGCGATTGAAAAGCTTGGGTATCTCGGCGTCGGCACGATCGAATATCTGTACGAAAACGGCCAATTCTATTTCATCGAGATGAATACCCGCCTGCAGGTGGAACATCCGATTACTGAGCAGGTGGCCAATATCGATCTGGTGCGGGAACAGATCCGCATCGCAGCCGGGCATCCGCTTTCGCTGAAGCAGTCCGATGTCAAATTCGCTGGTCACGCGATTGAGTGCCGGATCAATGCCGAAGACCCGGTCAATTTCACGCCGAGCCCCGGCAAGATCAGTGATTTTCACGCGCCCGGCGGCCCCGGTATCCGTTTTGATTCGGCGGTCTATGACGGGTACACGATCCCGCCATTCTACGATTCAATGATCGGCAAGCTGATCGTTTATGGTGATACGCGTGAATTGTGTATCGCACGTCTGCGCAGAGCCTTGGCGGAAACCGTTTTGACGGGGATCAAGACGACAATCCCGCTGTTTGAGAAGCTGATCGAAGAACCAGAGTTCCAGAGCGGCGACTACCATATCCACTGGCTGGAAGAATGGCTCAGCAAAGCCAACGCCTGA
- a CDS encoding M48 family metalloprotease, with translation MRRFSISVYAALAVSVLSALVTSAHSQTLLRDAEIEQYLEDYANPLFVAAGLDPNAVEIYLIGDQSLNAFVTAGLKVFVHTGLITAADNPNQIEGVLAHETGHLAGGHQQRGSEAMAQASRPAMLSLVLGAIAVAAGSPEAGMSIMGLGQNIALGEFLAYNQGQESAADQAAVTYLEQVGHSGEGLVEFFSKLSNRQLLTAYKIDPYLQTHPLAIKRMNRLRDRVASQTHAEVTDSEEAMFRLKMIQAKILGFVSDPYTTLRQYPLSDQTPPARYARAVAYYRSSRLEDALKETNRLIEFQPENPFFQELKGQMLFEHGKIAESVEPHRRSVELAPQYALLKINLARALVALEKEETTNEAVTILRTALQMEPRNSFGWSELARAEAFLGDEAEASLAQAQAYFAVGNYPGAHRFASRARDLLEVGTPEHLQALDIVVASEEEAYEAMNRRERRR, from the coding sequence GTGAGACGCTTTTCTATCAGTGTTTACGCAGCGTTGGCTGTGTCCGTTCTCTCTGCGCTGGTGACCAGCGCGCATAGCCAGACCTTGCTGCGCGATGCCGAGATCGAGCAATATCTTGAGGACTATGCGAACCCCCTCTTCGTTGCTGCCGGCCTCGATCCCAACGCTGTTGAGATCTACCTGATCGGCGACCAGTCTCTGAACGCGTTTGTCACCGCGGGCCTCAAAGTCTTCGTCCATACCGGGCTGATCACGGCTGCTGACAATCCCAACCAGATTGAAGGCGTGCTGGCCCACGAGACCGGGCACCTCGCCGGCGGCCACCAGCAGCGCGGCTCAGAGGCCATGGCACAGGCCAGCCGCCCTGCCATGCTCAGTCTGGTTCTCGGCGCCATCGCGGTCGCCGCCGGGTCGCCTGAAGCGGGCATGTCGATCATGGGACTGGGCCAGAACATCGCCCTTGGCGAGTTTCTCGCCTATAATCAGGGGCAGGAATCCGCCGCCGACCAGGCCGCCGTCACTTATCTCGAGCAGGTCGGTCACTCAGGCGAAGGGCTTGTCGAGTTCTTCAGCAAGCTGTCCAACCGTCAGTTGCTGACCGCCTACAAGATCGATCCCTACCTGCAGACACACCCTCTCGCCATCAAGCGGATGAACCGCCTGCGCGATCGCGTGGCGTCGCAAACCCATGCTGAGGTCACCGACAGCGAAGAGGCGATGTTCCGCCTGAAAATGATCCAGGCGAAGATCCTGGGTTTTGTCAGCGACCCCTACACGACGCTGCGGCAGTACCCGCTGTCCGACCAGACACCGCCGGCGCGCTATGCGCGTGCGGTCGCCTATTACCGCTCGTCGCGTCTCGAGGATGCTCTGAAAGAAACGAACCGCCTGATCGAATTCCAGCCGGAAAACCCTTTCTTTCAGGAACTGAAGGGCCAGATGCTGTTCGAACACGGGAAGATTGCTGAATCGGTCGAGCCCCATCGTCGATCAGTCGAACTCGCCCCTCAATATGCTCTTCTCAAGATCAACCTGGCCCGGGCGCTGGTTGCTCTTGAGAAGGAAGAAACCACCAATGAGGCGGTGACCATTCTTCGAACCGCCCTGCAGATGGAGCCGCGCAACAGCTTCGGCTGGTCTGAGCTGGCCCGTGCCGAGGCGTTTCTCGGCGATGAAGCCGAAGCCAGCCTGGCCCAGGCGCAGGCCTATTTTGCAGTTGGTAACTATCCTGGTGCACACAGGTTTGCGAGCCGCGCCCGAGACCTCCTCGAAGTCGGTACGCCAGAGCACCTGCAGGCGCTGGACATCGTCGTCGCATCCGAAGAAGAGGCGTACGAGGCGATGAACCGCCGGGAAAGACGCCGATAG
- a CDS encoding thiazole synthase: MTDDGFTVAGRHFTSRLIVGTGKYKDYAQNAAAAEAAGAEIVTVAVRRVNLTDRDQPMLVDYVSPEKYTFLPNTAGCFTGEDAVRTLRLAREAGGWNLVKLEVLSDPKTLYPDMIETLHALELLIKDGFDVMVYCSDDPVMARRLEEAGACAIMPLGAPIGSGLGIQNRVNIRLIVEGAKVPVLVDAGVGTASDAAIAMELGCDAVLMNTAIAEAKDPIMMASAMKHAVIAGREAYLAGRMPRRMYADPSSPLAGLI, from the coding sequence ATGACCGACGACGGATTCACAGTCGCAGGGCGGCATTTTACCTCACGGCTGATCGTGGGCACCGGAAAATACAAGGATTACGCTCAGAACGCGGCCGCTGCAGAAGCGGCCGGTGCTGAGATCGTCACAGTGGCGGTTCGGCGGGTCAATCTGACGGATCGCGATCAGCCTATGCTGGTCGATTATGTCTCTCCCGAAAAATACACCTTTCTGCCCAACACAGCCGGGTGTTTTACCGGCGAAGACGCGGTGCGGACCCTTCGGCTGGCCCGCGAGGCCGGCGGCTGGAATCTGGTGAAGCTTGAGGTCCTGTCAGACCCCAAGACGCTTTATCCGGACATGATTGAAACGCTGCACGCGCTGGAGCTGCTGATCAAGGACGGCTTTGACGTGATGGTCTATTGCTCTGACGATCCTGTCATGGCGCGTCGTCTGGAAGAGGCGGGGGCCTGCGCGATCATGCCGCTCGGTGCGCCGATCGGATCGGGCCTTGGGATCCAGAACCGGGTGAACATTCGTCTGATCGTCGAAGGCGCTAAGGTACCAGTGCTGGTTGATGCCGGCGTGGGGACCGCGTCCGATGCCGCCATCGCCATGGAATTGGGGTGCGACGCCGTGCTGATGAACACCGCGATCGCCGAAGCAAAAGACCCGATCATGATGGCGAGCGCCATGAAGCACGCGGTCATTGCGGGGCGGGAGGCCTATCTGGCGGGCCGGATGCCGCGCCGGATGTATGCTGATCCGTCCAGCCCGTTGGCCGGCCTGATCTGA
- a CDS encoding DsbA family protein — translation MTSRILFAAAGATFIAALAASNLMTAGSATAAPPADREEIETIVREYLLEHPEVIFEAVERYSARESERARAIAEGEIRNTLPTLLSGDTGHVMGADVADTEVLVVEFYDYHCSFCRNAVDMVMDLSEQKGVRVVLQELPVITQRSQEVAIASLSVTDPAAFKKFHRALFDISGPITDQALASAARKAGLKPADLQNTMTDKALRQPLEQKLNLSFDMAASFGIDGTPAFIIASPDGKFVRLISGMDEYAIKQAVDDAKRS, via the coding sequence ATGACGTCCAGAATTCTGTTTGCCGCCGCCGGCGCAACCTTCATCGCCGCGCTGGCTGCCTCAAACCTGATGACGGCCGGCTCTGCCACGGCGGCACCGCCAGCGGACCGTGAAGAGATCGAGACAATCGTCCGGGAATATCTGCTTGAGCACCCGGAAGTTATTTTCGAGGCCGTCGAGCGCTACAGCGCCCGCGAATCAGAGCGGGCCAGAGCCATCGCTGAAGGCGAAATCCGGAACACACTGCCGACGCTTCTGTCCGGGGACACGGGTCACGTCATGGGCGCCGATGTGGCAGACACAGAAGTTCTGGTTGTCGAGTTTTATGACTATCATTGCAGCTTCTGCCGCAACGCGGTCGACATGGTGATGGATCTTTCCGAGCAGAAAGGTGTCCGGGTTGTTCTTCAGGAACTGCCCGTGATCACCCAGCGTTCTCAGGAAGTGGCGATCGCATCATTGTCCGTAACCGATCCTGCTGCCTTCAAGAAGTTCCATCGGGCCCTGTTCGACATCAGCGGGCCGATCACAGATCAGGCGCTAGCATCCGCCGCGCGCAAGGCCGGGCTGAAGCCCGCTGACCTGCAAAATACGATGACGGACAAAGCTTTGCGGCAGCCTCTTGAGCAAAAGCTTAATCTCTCTTTCGATATGGCCGCGTCCTTCGGCATTGACGGCACGCCGGCCTTTATCATTGCGTCTCCGGACGGCAAATTTGTCCGACTTATTAGCGGGATGGACGAATATGCTATCAAACAGGCTGTGGACGACGCCAAGCGCTCTTAG
- a CDS encoding TonB-dependent receptor domain-containing protein, with protein MTDTSKTDDLVRLAPGLKALLVAGASALAISMAPAYAQDTSDDDDVDVIEEADESTEGDAIVVTGSRLRKDTFSSISPLQVISSDVSREAGLIDPASILQNSTAATGQQIDDTFAGFVTDNGPGSSTVDLRGLGATRTLVLLNGRRVGPAGVEGAPRAPDLNLIPRALVDQYDLLLDGASSIYGSDAVAGVTNVILRKDFDGLELEFFGTKPVHDNGENYTVRGAYGFNTDRGFAGIGAEYTKIKSMSFADRPWTDGCDQHYEIDENGNIRTEGVGTKGYLERDFGLTVASSPCKVGRRIGNVDFYPVASTTYYTPGTTNIGFPNYSDTFAFSVPIDFDGDGVLDVDATDYSTYIQDNKDFDLIPESDRYSVMAYGEYVLEGEMNITPYFEALFSGRETTQNSAQPQFFPVVSADNPFNPCGTSASVDCGLELGTLFSNPNYRSAFFDYYGAYPEDFGYPRASGPVDLRPVVAVTGDRRSAYSKVEQFRFVGGARGDLPFISAGPIANWNFDVYGSYQTSTGEARRDGIRQDRLDLSLGNYSSAGTPCANDSGVTLDGSVTNGCVPVNLFAPSLYSSVRGEFATQAERDYLFDSRDFDTTYDQTVFSAFVSGDVLNLPAGSVGLGIGAEWRKDELDSMPDDIAADGLFFGFFADEGAQAESTIKELFAETRVPILANKPLAYELTLELSGRYTEVELTSDESGTETTDDTTYSAKLAYRPVSSLLLRGTYGTSFRAPNLGEYGLRSQTGFLTVFDPCIVPDDAYSQIDNTYNPALDDREAQTITACQREGVDPFTLGLPDTAGGAQLPQNLSTEIQSGAGTGLRPETSESYTAGFSFEQPWFDAFDLSLGMTYYDIEITDTIIEPTAGFVVADCFLVDDAATRRSAFCDRITRADGGSGTIDLINVGFINRDLETAVGIDYNMVFRKELELFETPMDFTFDLRLNQVKERNLVISQADGTLDVQEYAGEWGFPEWNGIGSFRLDVGDYRWSWTTNYLGAVSQDPDDVDEFDDAVDGLSDTCLGPTLGDVLCRDYAEADNYFTHTASLYYRGDSWTLGAGIRNVFDTAPPMVDSSEITARNNTPLGYGYDLMGRTYYVNIGKEF; from the coding sequence ATGACTGACACAAGCAAGACTGACGACCTGGTTCGTCTGGCGCCGGGCCTTAAGGCTCTGCTGGTCGCTGGTGCTTCGGCACTCGCCATCTCCATGGCACCAGCCTATGCGCAAGACACATCTGACGACGATGACGTCGATGTTATCGAAGAAGCCGACGAATCCACTGAAGGCGATGCCATCGTCGTTACGGGTTCGCGCCTTCGCAAAGACACCTTCTCTTCCATCTCGCCTCTGCAGGTCATCAGCTCGGATGTCAGCCGCGAAGCCGGTCTGATCGATCCAGCATCGATCCTACAGAATTCGACCGCTGCTACCGGTCAGCAAATCGACGACACGTTCGCCGGTTTCGTGACCGATAACGGCCCAGGTTCGTCAACGGTTGACCTTCGCGGTCTGGGCGCCACGCGCACCCTGGTCCTGCTGAACGGCCGTCGCGTTGGCCCAGCCGGTGTTGAAGGCGCGCCACGCGCTCCTGACCTCAACCTGATCCCACGCGCTCTGGTTGACCAGTACGACCTGCTGCTCGACGGTGCATCGTCGATCTACGGTTCGGACGCTGTTGCCGGTGTGACGAACGTCATCCTGCGGAAAGACTTTGACGGTCTTGAGCTGGAATTCTTCGGCACCAAGCCTGTCCACGACAATGGTGAAAACTACACGGTTCGCGGTGCTTACGGCTTCAACACGGACCGCGGCTTTGCTGGTATCGGTGCTGAATACACCAAGATCAAATCGATGTCCTTTGCCGACCGTCCTTGGACGGATGGCTGTGACCAGCACTACGAAATCGACGAAAACGGCAACATCCGTACCGAAGGCGTCGGCACAAAAGGCTATCTGGAGCGTGACTTCGGTCTGACCGTCGCTTCTAGCCCTTGTAAAGTGGGCCGTCGGATCGGCAACGTCGACTTCTATCCAGTCGCTTCAACCACATATTACACACCGGGCACGACGAACATCGGCTTCCCGAACTACTCAGACACGTTTGCATTCAGCGTGCCGATCGATTTCGACGGCGACGGGGTGCTCGACGTCGATGCGACAGACTACTCAACCTACATTCAAGACAACAAAGACTTCGATCTCATCCCAGAGAGCGACCGTTATTCTGTCATGGCCTACGGTGAGTACGTCCTCGAAGGTGAGATGAACATCACACCATATTTCGAGGCGCTGTTCTCCGGTCGCGAGACGACACAGAACTCGGCTCAGCCACAGTTCTTCCCTGTGGTCTCGGCTGATAACCCATTCAACCCTTGCGGCACATCTGCCTCGGTGGATTGCGGTCTGGAACTCGGCACACTGTTCAGCAACCCGAACTACCGGTCGGCCTTCTTCGACTATTACGGTGCGTATCCGGAAGACTTCGGCTACCCACGCGCAAGTGGTCCAGTTGACCTCCGGCCGGTTGTCGCTGTCACCGGTGACCGTCGTTCGGCCTACTCCAAAGTCGAGCAGTTCCGCTTCGTCGGTGGTGCCCGCGGCGACCTGCCGTTCATTTCGGCTGGCCCGATCGCCAACTGGAACTTCGACGTCTACGGTTCGTATCAGACCAGCACCGGTGAAGCCCGTCGTGACGGTATCCGTCAGGACCGCCTCGACCTGTCGCTCGGCAACTACTCCTCTGCCGGTACGCCGTGTGCCAACGATTCAGGCGTTACGCTCGACGGTTCGGTAACGAACGGTTGTGTGCCTGTGAACCTGTTCGCGCCATCACTGTACAGCTCTGTTCGCGGCGAATTCGCGACACAGGCTGAGCGCGACTACCTGTTCGACAGCCGTGATTTCGATACAACCTACGACCAGACTGTTTTCTCTGCGTTCGTTTCCGGCGACGTTCTGAACCTGCCAGCAGGCTCAGTCGGCCTGGGTATCGGTGCGGAATGGCGCAAGGACGAGCTGGACTCCATGCCAGACGACATTGCGGCTGACGGTCTCTTCTTCGGCTTCTTCGCTGACGAAGGTGCGCAAGCAGAAAGCACGATCAAAGAGCTTTTCGCTGAAACTCGCGTTCCAATTCTGGCCAATAAGCCGCTGGCTTACGAGCTGACCTTGGAACTCTCCGGTCGTTACACGGAAGTGGAACTGACCAGCGATGAAAGCGGTACAGAAACGACTGACGACACCACTTACTCAGCAAAATTGGCTTACCGTCCGGTCAGCTCGCTTCTGCTGCGTGGTACCTACGGTACGTCGTTCCGTGCACCGAACCTGGGCGAGTACGGCCTGCGTTCGCAAACCGGCTTCCTGACTGTGTTCGACCCTTGTATCGTTCCTGACGATGCGTACAGCCAGATCGACAACACCTATAACCCTGCTCTCGACGACCGTGAGGCTCAGACCATCACAGCCTGTCAGCGCGAAGGTGTTGATCCATTCACGCTGGGTCTTCCAGACACTGCCGGTGGCGCTCAACTGCCACAAAACCTCAGCACGGAAATCCAGTCCGGTGCAGGTACGGGTCTCCGTCCAGAGACGTCTGAATCCTACACAGCTGGCTTCTCGTTCGAACAGCCTTGGTTCGACGCGTTCGACCTGAGCCTCGGCATGACGTATTACGATATCGAGATCACAGACACCATCATCGAGCCTACAGCTGGCTTCGTTGTGGCTGACTGTTTCCTCGTCGATGATGCGGCAACCCGTCGTTCAGCCTTCTGTGACCGGATTACCCGTGCAGATGGCGGTTCTGGCACAATCGACCTGATCAACGTTGGCTTCATCAACCGTGACCTCGAAACGGCTGTTGGTATCGACTACAACATGGTCTTCCGTAAGGAACTGGAACTGTTCGAAACGCCAATGGACTTCACGTTCGATCTTCGCCTGAACCAGGTGAAAGAGCGTAACCTCGTGATCAGCCAGGCCGATGGTACCCTCGACGTCCAGGAATATGCTGGCGAGTGGGGCTTCCCTGAGTGGAATGGTATCGGTTCGTTCCGTCTGGACGTCGGTGACTATCGCTGGTCGTGGACAACGAACTACCTTGGCGCTGTCAGCCAGGATCCAGATGACGTCGATGAATTCGATGACGCCGTCGACGGTCTGTCCGACACCTGCCTTGGCCCAACACTGGGTGACGTTCTCTGCCGCGACTATGCCGAAGCAGACAACTACTTCACTCACACAGCGTCGCTCTACTACCGTGGCGACAGCTGGACCTTGGGTGCGGGTATCCGGAACGTGTTCGACACGGCTCCTCCAATGGTGGACTCGAGCGAAATTACTGCTCGGAACAACACACCACTTGGCTACGGTTACGACCTCATGGGCCGGACCTACTACGTCAACATCGGCAAAGAGTTCTAA
- the thiS gene encoding sulfur carrier protein ThiS, whose translation MVEIILNGEGTTVEAATVLGLLEVMELPVTKIAVEHNLAIVPKSAFASTAIADGDRIEIVQFVGGG comes from the coding sequence ATGGTTGAAATCATTCTGAATGGTGAGGGGACGACGGTCGAGGCCGCGACGGTTCTTGGCCTGCTTGAGGTCATGGAACTTCCCGTGACCAAGATCGCGGTCGAACATAACCTCGCCATCGTGCCGAAATCGGCGTTCGCCTCCACGGCGATTGCCGATGGTGATCGAATTGAAATTGTCCAGTTTGTAGGAGGCGGTTGA
- the accB gene encoding acetyl-CoA carboxylase biotin carboxyl carrier protein has protein sequence MSDPKELEKDLAAIRALAEVLDETGLSEVEIERGNVRLRVSKSAPMMSYAPQAAPALPAAASSGGNDASAPVDAASHPGAVTAPMVGTAYLAPSPGAAAFISEGKQVSEGQTLLIIEAMKTMNEIKATRSGTVVKILARDAEPVEYGEPLLIIE, from the coding sequence ATGTCCGACCCCAAAGAGCTAGAAAAAGATTTGGCCGCTATACGGGCATTGGCCGAAGTATTGGACGAGACCGGCCTGTCAGAGGTCGAGATCGAGCGCGGCAATGTTCGTCTGCGTGTGTCAAAATCAGCACCCATGATGTCCTACGCCCCGCAGGCGGCGCCAGCCCTGCCGGCCGCTGCCTCATCCGGTGGAAATGACGCTTCGGCCCCGGTCGACGCGGCCAGCCATCCGGGCGCTGTTACCGCACCAATGGTCGGTACCGCCTATCTCGCACCATCACCGGGCGCCGCTGCTTTTATCTCCGAAGGCAAACAGGTGTCTGAAGGTCAGACGTTGCTCATCATCGAAGCGATGAAGACAATGAACGAAATCAAGGCGACACGCTCCGGCACCGTCGTCAAAATCCTCGCCCGTGACGCCGAGCCGGTGGAATATGGCGAGCCATTGCTGATCATCGAATAG
- a CDS encoding alpha/beta hydrolase family protein, giving the protein MSVIRQLAFATAAISVMAGQVSAQEEIPLEYFALREVIQNVELSPDGKHLSLMKIQGRDGDPIIEIYETDDLSKDPIRLAADPMEFTSQSWVSDDLLVFSARQRLYKRINGFNQGVFVGRVASYNMKERKFQQFGDNTSLENLLPSQPDTVLISESRTNSSFDQDDPFANFRPRAYYELNLNTGAKKLVFKGNEKIASAQFDSDGNPRNAFGYDAPAKEFVYYGRMPGDSSWEEVYRRDSFDYEDFTPSGFKKDDPSTGYVIATNGYDVYGLWNFDWEKGEFGDLVFRDKAADVGGVRNHPNTWSHPEEVVGFYYYGAKPQWVYFDKEVEALYQSLESNLPDAYNVSIPSMSRDGKKYIVYNTGPHDPGTYYLINNGQAQVIGKHMPLIRSEQLADVEFVEYTARDGRTIRGYITIPAQGEKPYPAVIMPHGGPFVGEMPAYDEWAQMFASRGYLVFQPQFLASRGWGQSQYIDFLGQGGYKMQDDKDDGAQYLIDQGWTEPDRIAMYGWSYGGYASAVAASRTPQMYQCVMPGAAVLDTDLQKKYNQQGAIDASYDFAERRYSGINPIEEIDKINVPMLLIHGDVDQRVPFEHFKRYTKELKGKGKDVQELVLKEADHFYNTLYYRHQIALYTKLIDYLENDCGPGGL; this is encoded by the coding sequence ATGTCAGTCATCCGACAGCTCGCTTTTGCTACAGCGGCGATCTCGGTCATGGCAGGTCAGGTTTCGGCGCAGGAAGAAATTCCGCTCGAATACTTTGCCCTGCGGGAAGTGATCCAGAACGTCGAACTTTCGCCCGACGGGAAACATTTGTCCCTGATGAAGATCCAGGGTCGCGATGGCGATCCGATCATCGAAATCTATGAGACCGACGATCTGTCCAAGGATCCTATCCGTCTCGCCGCCGACCCCATGGAATTCACCTCCCAGAGCTGGGTGAGTGATGACCTGCTGGTATTCTCCGCCCGCCAGCGTCTGTACAAGCGCATCAATGGCTTCAACCAGGGTGTGTTTGTCGGCCGGGTCGCGTCGTACAACATGAAGGAACGCAAGTTCCAGCAGTTCGGCGACAATACGAGCCTTGAGAACCTGCTGCCGAGCCAGCCTGACACCGTCCTGATTTCCGAATCACGGACAAACTCCAGTTTCGATCAGGATGATCCGTTCGCGAACTTCCGCCCGCGGGCCTATTACGAGCTCAACCTGAATACCGGTGCCAAAAAACTGGTCTTCAAGGGCAATGAGAAAATCGCCTCCGCTCAATTCGATTCAGACGGCAACCCACGGAACGCCTTTGGTTACGATGCGCCGGCGAAGGAATTCGTCTATTACGGCCGTATGCCTGGCGACTCGAGCTGGGAAGAAGTCTATCGCCGCGACAGCTTCGATTATGAAGACTTCACGCCATCCGGGTTCAAGAAGGACGATCCGTCCACTGGCTATGTCATTGCGACCAATGGTTATGACGTCTACGGCCTGTGGAACTTTGACTGGGAAAAGGGTGAGTTCGGCGATCTGGTGTTCCGCGACAAGGCGGCCGATGTCGGCGGCGTCCGGAACCACCCGAACACGTGGTCTCACCCGGAAGAAGTCGTTGGCTTCTATTATTACGGTGCCAAGCCGCAATGGGTTTATTTCGACAAGGAAGTCGAAGCGCTCTACCAGTCGCTCGAGAGCAACCTGCCAGATGCCTACAATGTCAGCATTCCGAGCATGTCGCGCGACGGCAAGAAATACATCGTCTATAACACAGGGCCTCACGATCCCGGTACATACTACCTGATCAACAATGGTCAGGCACAGGTGATCGGCAAACATATGCCGCTGATCCGTTCAGAGCAGCTGGCTGATGTGGAGTTTGTCGAATACACGGCCCGCGACGGCCGGACCATTCGCGGCTACATCACCATCCCGGCGCAGGGCGAGAAGCCTTATCCGGCCGTGATCATGCCACACGGCGGACCGTTCGTGGGCGAGATGCCGGCCTATGATGAGTGGGCCCAAATGTTCGCCAGCCGCGGCTATCTGGTGTTCCAGCCACAGTTCCTGGCCTCTCGCGGCTGGGGTCAGTCGCAATACATCGATTTCTTGGGCCAAGGCGGCTACAAGATGCAGGACGACAAGGATGACGGTGCGCAATACCTGATTGATCAGGGGTGGACCGAGCCTGATCGCATCGCAATGTATGGCTGGTCCTATGGTGGCTATGCGTCTGCAGTTGCCGCCAGCCGGACACCGCAGATGTACCAGTGTGTCATGCCGGGTGCAGCTGTTCTGGATACGGATCTTCAGAAGAAGTACAACCAGCAGGGCGCCATCGACGCTTCGTATGACTTCGCTGAGCGTCGTTATTCGGGCATCAATCCGATCGAAGAAATCGACAAGATCAACGTCCCCATGCTGTTGATCCACGGCGATGTCGATCAGCGCGTGCCATTTGAACATTTCAAACGCTACACCAAAGAGCTGAAAGGCAAAGGCAAGGATGTGCAGGAGTTGGTGCTGAAAGAAGCCGACCACTTCTACAACACTCTTTACTATCGCCATCAGATCGCTCTTTACACGAAGCTGATCGACTATCTTGAGAACGATTGCGGACCTGGGGGTCTGTAA